In Vigna radiata var. radiata cultivar VC1973A chromosome 3, Vradiata_ver6, whole genome shotgun sequence, the following proteins share a genomic window:
- the LOC106756795 gene encoding SPX domain-containing protein 1, with protein MKFGKSLSNQIEKTLPQWRDKFLSYKELKKKLKLVEAAPKSSEERPAKRARLDADMSVEEIDFRNSLEQELHKFNTFFEEKEEECIIKLKELQDRVAKVKDSNEQLMEIRKEIVDFHGEMVLLENYSALNYTGLVKILKKYDKRTGALIRLPFIQKVLQQPFFTTDLLYKLVKECETMLDQLFPVNDPSISGEATPQAEGCEASTSTSTKNNEDPLMPKELAANQHIDESLYMKSTITALHVLQEIRKGSSTVSMFSLPPLQMSGLEETWNKIPILEQTAK; from the exons ATGAAATTCGGAAAGAGTCTCAGCAACCAGATCGAGAAAACACTGCCTCAATGGCGCGACAAGTTTCTCTCCTACAAGGAActgaagaagaagttgaaacTCGTGGAAGCCGCCCCCAAATCCTCGGAGGAACGCCCGGCCAAACGCGCAAGGCTCGATGCGGACATGTCCGTGGAGGAAATCGACTTCAGGAACTCGCTCGAACAAGAACTCCACAAATTCAACACCTTCTTCgaggagaaagaggaagagTGCATCATTAAATTGAAG GAGCTACAAGATAGGGTGGCCAAAGTAAAAGATTCTAATGAGCAGTTAATGGAAATTCGGAAGGAAATTGTGGATTTCCATGGAGAGATGGTCTTGCTCGAAAACTATAGTGCTCTTAACTACACAG GACTAGTGAAAATACTAAAGAAGTATGACAAGAGAACTGGTGCTCTCATTCGCTTGCCTTTCATTCAGAAGGTCTTGCAACAGCCTTTCTTCACCACTGACCTTCTCTACAAACTTGTGAAGGAGTGTGAAACAATGCTGGATCAGCTTTTCCCGGTGAATGATCCTTCGATTTCCGGTGAGGCAACTCCCCAAGCTGAGGGGTGTGAGGCTTCAACTTCAACCAGCACAAAGAATAATGAGGATCCACTGATGCCGAAAGAGTTAGCAGCCAACCAGCACATTGACGAGAGCCTCTACATGAAGAGTACCATTACAGCTTTACATGTTTTGCAGGAAATTAGAAAGGGAAGCTCAACAGTAAGCATGTTTTCATTGCCACCGCTGCAGATGAGTGGTTTGGAAGAAACATGGAACAAAATCCCAATTCTGGAACAGACAGCCAAGTAA
- the LOC106757687 gene encoding peroxidase 25 has translation MGDLWLGSLTIFLTIMASQGQLKTGFYSSSCPNAEATVRSTVQSYFNKDPTIAPALLRLHFHDCFVQGCDGSVLIAGSSAERNALPNAGLRGFEVIEDAKSQLEARCPGVVSCADILALAARDAVDLSDGPSWSVATGRRDGRVSLSSQASNLPSPLDPISVQRKKFSDKGLDHHDLVTLLGAHTIGQTECRFFSYRLYNFTTTGNSDPTINQDFLGQLKALCPNKGNGLKRVSLDIDSPTKFDVSFFKNVRDGNAILESDQRLWGDPATQSIVQNYAGNIRGLFGLRFDYEFPKAMFKLSSVEVKTGTQGEIRKVCSKVNLY, from the exons ATGGGAGACTTATGGTTGGGTTCATTAACCATTTTTTTGACCATTATGGCTTCACAGGGCCAGCTCAAAACCGGGTTTTACTCCTCTTCCTGTCCAAACGCAGAGGCCACGGTTCGGTCCACTGTTCAATCCTACTTCAATAAAGATCCTACCATTGCTCCTGCCCTTCTCAGGCTTCACTTCCATGATTGCTTTGTTCAG GGCTGCGATGGTTCAGTTTTGATTGCAGGCTCTTCTGCAGAAAGGAATGCGTTACCTAACGCTGGTCTAAGAGGTTTTGAAGTGATTGAGGATGCAAAATCACAGCTTGAGGCCAGGTGTCCTGGTGTTGTCTCATGTGCTGACATACTAGCATTGGCAGCACGTGATGCTGTAGACTTG AGTGATGGTCCAAGTTGGTCAGTAGCTACAGGAAGAAGAGATGGGAGGGTTTCTTTATCATCTCAAGCCTCAAACTTGCCATCTCCACTTGACCCTATTTCTGTGCAGAGGAAAAAGTTTTCTGACAAAGGCCTAGATCATCATGACCTTGTAACCCTTCTTG GGGCACATACCATAGGCCAAACAGAATGCAGATTCTTCAGCTACCGGTTGTATAATTTCACCACCACTGGGAATTCAGATCCAACCATAAACCAAGATTTCTTAGGCCAACTTAAAGCACTGTGTCCAAATAAAGGAAATGGCTTGAAAAGGGTGTCGTTGGACATAGATAGTCCGACCAAATTTGATGTTAGTTTCTTCAAAAATGTGCGCGATGGCAATGCAATTCTAGAGTCAGATCAGAGGCTGTGGGGAGACCCTGCTACACAAAGTATAGTGCAGAATTACGCAGGGAACATAAGAGGGTTATTCGGGTTAAGATTTGATTACGAATTTCCAAAGGCTATGTTTAAACTTAGTAGTGTAGAGGTGAAGACTGGTACTCAAGGAGAGATTAGAAAGGTCTGctcaaaagttaatttatacTAA